The window CAGTTCCGCCGTTGCGTAGAACCGCTGCGAATGCCCCGCGCACCCAATAAGACAAAGCAACAGCACGAGCCTTGATGAGTAGGAGAGAACCAGTGGAACGCGAATACATGGAATTCGACGTGGTCATCGTCGGCGCCGGCCCGGCGGGCCTGTCCGCCGCCTGCCGCCTGAAGCAGAAGGCCGCCGAAGCCGGTAGCGAAATCAGCGTCTGCGTGGTGGAAAAAGGCTCTGAAGTCGGCGCCCACATCCTCTCCGGCGCGGTGTTCGAACCCCGCGCCCTGAACGAGCTGTTCCCCGACTGGAAAGAGCTCGGCGCGCCGCTGAACACCGAAGTGAAGCGTGACGACATCTACGTACTCAAGGATGCAGGCAGTTCGACCAAGGTGCCTGACCTGTTCGTGCCCAAGACCATGCACAACCAGGGTAACTACATCATCTCCCTGGGCAACCTGTGCCGCTGGCTGGCCCAGCAGGCCGAGAACCTGGGCGTGGAAGTCTACCCGGGCTTCGCCGCCCAGGAAGCGCTGTTCGATGAAAACGGAGTGGTGCGCGGCATTGTCACCGGCGACATGGGTGTGGACCGTGAAGGCAACCCGAAAGACGGCATGTACACCCCTGGCATGGAGCTGCGTGGCAAGTACACCCTGTTCGCCGAAGGTTGCCGTGGCCACATCGGCAAGCAGCTGATCAAGCGCTTCAACCTGGATAGCGAAGCCGACGTCCAGCACTACGGCATCGGCCTGAAGGAAATCTGGGAAATCGACCCGGCCAAGCACGAGCAGGGCCTGGTGGTGCACACCGCTGGCTGGCCGCTGGACGTCATGGCCAAGGACAACACTGGTGGTTCGTTCCTCTATCACCTGGAAAACAACCAGGTGGTGGTCGGCCTGATCGTCGACCTGTCCTACGCCAACCCGTACCTGTCGCCGTTCGACGAGTTCCAGCGTCTCAAGCACCACCCGGTGATGGCGCAATACCTCGAAGGCGGCAAGCGCATCAGCTACGGTGCCCGTGCCATCTGCAAGGGCGGTTTCAACTCGCTGCCGAAAATGGTCTTCAACGGCGGCGCGCTGATCGGCTGCGACCTGGGCACCCTGAACTTCGCCAAGATCAAGGGCAGCCACACCGCAATGAAGTCCGGCATGCTCGCCGCCGAAGCGGTGGCTGATGCACTGATCGCCGGCAGCGAAGGCGGTGACCAGCTCAACGGTTACGTCAGCGCCTTCAAGGCCAGCTGGCTGTACGAGGAGCTGTTCGCCAGCCGCAACTTCGGCCCGGCCATGCACAAGTTCGGCCCGCTGCTGGGCGCGGCATTCAACTATGTGGACCAGAACTGGTTCGGCGGCAAGCTGCCGTTCACCCTGCACGACACCAAGCCGGACTACGCCTGCCTGAAGCTGGCGGCG of the Pseudomonas asiatica genome contains:
- a CDS encoding electron transfer flavoprotein-ubiquinone oxidoreductase; protein product: MSRREPVEREYMEFDVVIVGAGPAGLSAACRLKQKAAEAGSEISVCVVEKGSEVGAHILSGAVFEPRALNELFPDWKELGAPLNTEVKRDDIYVLKDAGSSTKVPDLFVPKTMHNQGNYIISLGNLCRWLAQQAENLGVEVYPGFAAQEALFDENGVVRGIVTGDMGVDREGNPKDGMYTPGMELRGKYTLFAEGCRGHIGKQLIKRFNLDSEADVQHYGIGLKEIWEIDPAKHEQGLVVHTAGWPLDVMAKDNTGGSFLYHLENNQVVVGLIVDLSYANPYLSPFDEFQRLKHHPVMAQYLEGGKRISYGARAICKGGFNSLPKMVFNGGALIGCDLGTLNFAKIKGSHTAMKSGMLAAEAVADALIAGSEGGDQLNGYVSAFKASWLYEELFASRNFGPAMHKFGPLLGAAFNYVDQNWFGGKLPFTLHDTKPDYACLKLAAESQKIDYPKPDGKLSFDKLSSVFLSSTNHEEEQPCHLKLTDPNVPIASNLPLYDEPAQRYCPAGVYEVVTQEDGSKRFQINAQNCVHCKTCDIKDPAQNITWVTPEGAGGPNYPNM